The Geobacillus genomosp. 3 genome segment AGAGCGCATGAATTAAGAAATAAATAACCATCAAACCTAACCAACTATTTGCTATATTAACAACAAAACTAAATGGAACGGCTACTACCTTAAATATATCCGTACCCAAAGCTACTAATACACCATTAATTAACAAAACTGTGAAAGCAACCAAAAAAGCTGGTATTAATGCTGTGAACGATCTAGATACGCCTTCCGGCACTGCTTCCGGCATTTTTATAATCCAATTTCGTTTTACGCATAATCTATATAATTGTACAGCAATAACTGCTATAATAATTGCTGCAAATATTCCTGTAGTGCCTAAACGGCTTACGCCGCTATCAACCATTTCCCAACCACTAATAATTTTCGTATTATCATCAATTTGTTGTACGAGAGACATCTTTCCATCTTTTAAAACCAATTGGGGGATAGTCATAAAGAAAGCAAACATTGACAGTAAAGCACCATTTAAAGGATTTAGATTTAACCCTTCTTCTTCAGCAAGTAATTTCGTATACTCATAACCTATAACAAGGTTAAAATATAGCGCCAAGATTCCCATCGTAGCTTTAAACGCTAACATATACAGGTCGCTTATTCTAAAGAAAGTTTGATCAAAAAAACCTTGTAAAAAAGGCATTGTCTGTGGTAGTACATTCAGCACTAAGAACATCGACCCTACAATTGTAAACGGAATAGAAGCCATCCCTGCAGCCATTACTGCACGTACAAAGCGAAAAGATGCAACTTTCCCCATGGGTCCCATCAAGTATTTTTCAAGAAAAGCAAATATCTTGTTTTCTGATGACACAAAAATCCCTCGCTTTCATTATTATTAATTCATAATCTTTTCATATTCTTTAATGCGTTTATATTGCTTGTCTTCGTTTCGTTTAATTTTATTCAAACGATGAAGAATTAGGGCACTTAGTAATATTCCCATAATTAAAATAGCTAAAACAAATATTCTTGATCTAGTTTGGTTTATTAAAAAGGGATATAATTGACCGAAGGATACAGAAAAACAAGTTAGTAATAAAAAAACAACATTTGTAAACAACAAAGTCATGAAACAATATTTTGTGTATACAGCATTATTGGTAGGGCTGCTATAGATCTTTACTTGCTCGACAACACTCATTAATAATACAACCATCAGTATTATTGGAATCATATATCTCACATTTCGCACCCTAGCAGGGGAGAAAGAAAGGATTTTTTATTTCGTTTTTCAGAATAACGTTTCGACCAACACGACTAGCGATGGCAATCCTTTTTTTACCATCGCTAGTCGTTCCATATGACGTTACACGTAAATGCTCTCATCCATGCCCAATCCCTGCAGAATCCTTCGCTGATCAGGGGTGAGCGGTTTCCCTAGCCTGCGTTGGATTTGCCCATCCGGCAACTCCAACAGGACGACTCTGACATACCAAAACAATTGAAAAATCGCTTGTCCGGTCGGACGGGTCAGCTTGCGGCCTCCGGCGCCCTTTAATGGGCGTTCGGGTGTGATGAACTGACGCACCCGGCGCTGGAAGACGCGATAAATGGCCAAGGCCAGCAGAAACAAATAGCCCAACACCGCCACTCGTTCCGGTTTTTTGACGTAAATTTCGTCCGTAAAGAACGGATCTTTTAGGAAGGAGAAGTTCATTTCCACCGAGATCTGCCCTTTATACAGCTTCAAGATCTCTTGGGCATCCATGGGTTGGCCCTTCCATTCCTTTGGAACAGTCGTGACGAGGACAAACCGGGACGCTTTCCGTCTCGCCTGCTCCCACGCGTCTTGGTTGAATTCCACGCTCAGCCGAAGGGTGTACAGCGTCTCCATTTCCGGTTCCGCCCCTTTTTTCGGCCGTCCACGCCGTTTTTTCGGGCGCACGATCTCTTCGACGACGGCCTCCACTCGATGGAACCGGGGACGAAGGGATGCCTTCAAGGAGGCCAAGGCTTGTTCGGCGTCTTCCCGACAAGAGAAAGGATGACGCTCCCAACGGGCTTGTTCCTCGCGAAGAAGCTCCGCTTCTTTGGTTCGTTCTGTTTCGAGCGTCTTTCCTTTTCGCTGGTCGAGCGCACTCGATTCGACGACGATCAGTCGTACGGGCTGGCCTTCATATGTCGAGGCCGTTTCCCATACCCGGTACGTGGCGCCGTTTTTCTCGGCCAGCGCAAAGGGGGCGCTCCACGCCGAATCGGGTTGGGCATCCGCCTCCGAAAGCGCCGTTTTGACAATCCGGAGCGACGACGGCCCTCTCGTGATCAAAAAGGCGTTGGCGGCTTTCGTTTGCGCCAGCGTGTCCTTCGTCATCGCAGCGGAATCTGCCACGTAAATCCATTCGTCTTCGATCTTCGCTTCCCTCAGCTGCTCATGGACTCGCGACAACACCTCGGGATTCCACGTTTTGTCCGGCACGTTGCCGTCGTGCACGTCGCCGTAAAACGGAATGCCGTCCTCGTTGCCGATCAGGCCGAATCCGATCTGCTTTTGCCAGCGATGATGGCGGTTATAGCCATAGGTGATGTGCAACCCATCCGACGAATCGGATTCATACGCACCGTAAACCGTCTTGTCCGTCGTATCCGCGTGAAAGACACGGAGAGGGAGGCCTTCTTTCTTGTAGATTTGTACCAGGCAAGACGAAAGGACTTGATGGATATTGGCCTCATACAGCCGGTCCAAATGGCGAGCAATGGCATCGTCGTTGAACCAAGACGGATCCAATCCTGGCCGGATCAGCTTGGGCAAGTCGATGTCATGCGCCCACCGTTCCAAATGAACGAGGGCTTGCCGGCCGCTCAAGATATCCAAGAGAAGCAGCCCGACCACATCACTGGCTCGGGTTTGGCATTGAGGATCCACCGGAACCAGCCGGTCAATCAGCTGAGGGAGGCCAAGATCTTTGAAAATGGTACTTATTATATTCAAATAGGAACTTTCATAAATCGCCCGAATTCGAACGTCCATGATGGAAAAACTCCTTTGCATTCCTTGTGTGTCAAGGACCTATTCGACACCGGGATGAAAAAATCCTCCCGATTTTGGTCGAGAGGGTGCGAAATGTGAGATATATAGTGTCGAACCACTCAACAACAAAGAAATTAGCCAGTATAGGTTTGTAAAAAAGAAGATTGCAGTAACATATCTGACAAGTAGATATCGATTGTAGTACATCGATTTAATGCTTTGCTCTTTTCTATTTTTGCTCAACATTGTCCTGTCAACATAATTCATAACAAATCCCTCATTGATATTTATCCTACTTCGTACTGCTTGTAATTATTGTAAAGCTGTTAGTTCAATGGCCCCATTCTACTACTCCTATCAAATATACCGCTTTCAATATTATGTCAAAATTTGGGTAGAAAAGGGGGATAATTTCCTTTAAAAATGATTGATTAATTCTTCTATTTGTAAATAATCCCCCTTTCGGCTTCATTGATAACCTTTATAATCTCAGTGGAAATAGCGAAAGAGTCATTTATTCTTAAGCCTATCTCCCTTCATTTCTCAATTGGAACACATCCCTTAGCAAATCATTTATTTGAAAGCTCCTGCAAGATTAAGTTGCCTAGTTTTTCAATCCCCATAGGGACAGGAATATATGCCTGAGGTGGGATATTCACAACCGGCTTTCCGACACGGTCACCAGTTTCCTTAAACTTTTGATAATACATTTTTGTTTGAGGGCTTACCAAAAACAAATCAAAATCACTTTTTTCAATCATCTTGCCGCCCTCATTAGCAGAAATGGCATCTACTTCAACATCTTGACCTTTTGCTTTCAAAAATTCTGTAGTCTTTTTTGCCATTAAAGAAGATGACATACCAGCTGCACAAATGATTAAAACTTTTTTCATAGTAAATCCCTCCATTTATTCACTAATTAACATCTTCACATTAGTTAGCAGATACAAGACCATAGCGCCTTTGGAATCCGTTTAACTAACTTACATCAATTTTTTGTTATCACTGTCAAAATTTTAGTTACCCATTTTTTTATAAAGCTCAATGATTTCTTGAGCTAAATCAATAACTGTCATTGCGTTCATTAAATGGTCTTGTGCGTGGATAAGTAATATACGAATCTCTACTTCCTCCCCGCGAGCTTCCCCCTGAATGAGGTCTGTTTGAAAACGGTGAGCTGTCCTCATCGCTTCATTCGCTTCTTCAATTTTTTTTTCAGCTAAATCAAACTTACCAGTTTTAGCGTTATTAATTGCTTCCATAGCTAAACTTCGAGCATTTCCTCCATGTAAAATAAGTTGGAAACTGATTTCCTCTAAATTCACTAATAACCACCCTCGAATTAAAATGTGTTTACTGAATATATTTGGAATGATCCGAATTAAAATGTTAATTTCTCAAAGTGCACCTCTACCCACCATCATCTTTTTATCTTTTATTCCTCCCCTCTCATTTTGTCTCACCATTTTTCCAAATCTGTTTGTTACTTATGCTATTATATTAAAATGAAAACGCTTTATTTTGGAGCAAGGATTTTTCCGTTGTGCAACGGAAATGTAATCTTTTTGTTTCATCAATAGGCTAGGGAAGTTTGTCATGCCTGCGCGGAACTTCCTACTCCCACGTGCGAAGAGAGATAGTGAATGAAATAAAACGGGGGCTGACCCAAAACGCGAATGCGTTTTGGGATTATCCCCACTTTTTTGCCCTAAAAATAGAAGAATCGCCCTTTTTTCTGGTAGAATAGAGTCACCCTAACTACTATCACCGAAAGAAGGACGATTCTTTTATGAAACATGATCATATTTCCTTTAAAGAGCATACCATGGACAACCTCTCTTTGCCAAGCAACATCGCCGATCTTATTCCGCGGGATAACATGGCCCACGTGGTTCATAAGATGGTCGAACGCATCCCATCTGGAAGCAGAAGACGTTTGGATTTGTGCGAATGGGAAAAAGCTGGTCCGTACCGGAACTTCGAAACAGACTACGGCATCGGGATACACCTCGGTCACCCGACACTACCAATGCCATGAATGCGAAGGGTGTCCGTTCCGTTCAGCCTGTACGACTTCCAAGTATGGACGGACCACGCAATGGAACCCGGTCTATCATGAAAAAACAGAGAGCTTGTGAACAACTGGAGAGTGAAGAAGGACAGGCACGATACCGCCAACGCAAAACCGACATGGAGAGTGTGTTTGGACAAATCAAACAAAACCGCGGATTTCGTCGCTTTGTCCTGCGAGACCTCTAAAACGTTTCCATCGAATGGGGGCTGATTTGTGCTGCCCACAATCTTCTCAAAAAAGCTGCTAGGGACAAGCAACCGTCCCTGGTGGTATAAATCAGGGGCGAACAGGGGCGGAACTTCCTTTTATTTAACAAAATATGTAAAAAAACAGAGAGGGCTGACTCCAAAAGTCCGCTTTTTGGCAGACTTTTGGGTCAGCTCCTATTTGGAAAACTATGTTATATTTCCCCACCGTTGGAAGAAATCACTTTTTTATACCAGTCAAAAGATTTCTTTTTCGACCGATTTAAGGTTCCTTTTCCTTCGTTATCTTTGTCTACATAAATAAATCCATACCGTTTTTTCATTTCCCCTGTTGTAAACGATACACAATCAATACATCCCCATACCGTATACCCGATTAAATCGACACCATCTAGTTCAACAGCCTTTTTCATTTCTTGAATATGCG includes the following:
- a CDS encoding PTS cellobiose transporter subunit IIB, translated to MKKVLIICAAGMSSSLMAKKTTEFLKAKGQDVEVDAISANEGGKMIEKSDFDLFLVSPQTKMYYQKFKETGDRVGKPVVNIPPQAYIPVPMGIEKLGNLILQELSNK
- a CDS encoding IS1634 family transposase → MDVRIRAIYESSYLNIISTIFKDLGLPQLIDRLVPVDPQCQTRASDVVGLLLLDILSGRQALVHLERWAHDIDLPKLIRPGLDPSWFNDDAIARHLDRLYEANIHQVLSSCLVQIYKKEGLPLRVFHADTTDKTVYGAYESDSSDGLHITYGYNRHHRWQKQIGFGLIGNEDGIPFYGDVHDGNVPDKTWNPEVLSRVHEQLREAKIEDEWIYVADSAAMTKDTLAQTKAANAFLITRGPSSLRIVKTALSEADAQPDSAWSAPFALAEKNGATYRVWETASTYEGQPVRLIVVESSALDQRKGKTLETERTKEAELLREEQARWERHPFSCREDAEQALASLKASLRPRFHRVEAVVEEIVRPKKRRGRPKKGAEPEMETLYTLRLSVEFNQDAWEQARRKASRFVLVTTVPKEWKGQPMDAQEILKLYKGQISVEMNFSFLKDPFFTDEIYVKKPERVAVLGYLFLLALAIYRVFQRRVRQFITPERPLKGAGGRKLTRPTGQAIFQLFWYVRVVLLELPDGQIQRRLGKPLTPDQRRILQGLGMDESIYV
- a CDS encoding PTS lactose/cellobiose transporter subunit IIA yields the protein MNLEEISFQLILHGGNARSLAMEAINNAKTGKFDLAEKKIEEANEAMRTAHRFQTDLIQGEARGEEVEIRILLIHAQDHLMNAMTVIDLAQEIIELYKKMGN
- the celB gene encoding PTS cellobiose transporter subunit IIC; amino-acid sequence: MSSENKIFAFLEKYLMGPMGKVASFRFVRAVMAAGMASIPFTIVGSMFLVLNVLPQTMPFLQGFFDQTFFRISDLYMLAFKATMGILALYFNLVIGYEYTKLLAEEEGLNLNPLNGALLSMFAFFMTIPQLVLKDGKMSLVQQIDDNTKIISGWEMVDSGVSRLGTTGIFAAIIIAVIAVQLYRLCVKRNWIIKMPEAVPEGVSRSFTALIPAFLVAFTVLLINGVLVALGTDIFKVVAVPFSFVVNIANSWLGLMVIYFLIHALWIVGIHGANIIGAFLTPIVLANMEANINGANIPFAGEFQNSFVIMGGSGSTLGLAIFIAFLAKSQQLRILGKASLAPGIFNINEPILFGLPIVYNPYLAIPFFLAPMATATIGYWAIKLHFVKPIIAQVPWPSPIGIGAFIGTGGDIMAVVVSLICGIVAFLIYLPFIKIYDNKLVQQEKGGEPVL